A genomic region of Miscanthus floridulus cultivar M001 chromosome 3, ASM1932011v1, whole genome shotgun sequence contains the following coding sequences:
- the LOC136541636 gene encoding DEAD-box ATP-dependent RNA helicase 5-like isoform X2, which translates to MGRNLDAEQAEAPRSSKKEKKSKNDKKRKLAAEAEAEAAAAAAATATEEAVKSSKKKKRVENGPGAGGGGEAENGAAKAVAVTGKGSEDPKYAPLRSFSAAELPSQVLECCSAFARPSPIQAHAWPFLLDGRDFIGIAATGSGKTIAFGVPALMHIRKKVGGKSGKKKAVPRCLVLSPTRELAQQIADVLSEAGAPCGIKSVCLYGGTKKEPQVSALKSGVDIVIGTPGRMKDLIEMGVCCLNEVSFVRYFMSCTAGPTHVHDAQGTCAGPQLAKRPEERSKRTGSRRTTRSVADLPRDIYHLLFISFLHFHP; encoded by the exons ATGGGCCGCAATCTCGACGCCGAGCAAGCGGAAGCACCCAGGAGcagcaagaaggagaagaagagcaagaatGACAAGAAGCGGAAGCTGGCAGCCGAGGCCGaagccgaggcggcggcggcggcggcggcgacggcgacagaGGAGGCCGTCAAGAgcagcaagaagaagaagcggGTGGAGAATGGACCCGGcgcaggaggaggaggggaggcggAGAACGGCGCTGCGAAGGCCGTGGCGGTGACCGGGAAGGGCTCGGAGGACCCCAAGTACGCGCCGCTTCGGTCGTTCTCCGCTGCCGAGCTGCCGTCCCAGGTGCTCGAATGCTGCAGCGCGTTCGCGCGGCCGTCACCCATCCAGGCACACGCCTGGCCGTTCCTCCTCGACGGCCGCGACTTTATCGGCATCGCCGCCACCGGATCCG GGAAGACAATTGCCTTTGGCGTGCCGGCGCTGATGCACATCAGGAAGAAGGTAGGGGGGAAATCAGGGAAGAAGAAGGCCGTGCCACGGTGCCTCGTGCTATCACCAACGagggagcttgctcagcag ATTGCAGATGTACTAAGTGAGGCTGGTGCACCATGTGGGATAAAATCAGTTTGCCTTTATGGTGGAACTAAAAAGGAACCCCAAGTATCTGCCCTTAAATCTGGAGTG GATATAGTCATAGGAACTCCTGGTCGAATGAAAGACCTTATTGAAATGGGTGTTTGCTGTCTTAATGAGGTTTCGTTTGTG agatactttaTGTCATGTACGGCAGGACCTACGCACGTACACGACGCGCAAGGGACGTGCGCAGGGCCGCAGCTCGCGAAGCGACCGGAGGAGCGGAGCAAGCGGACGGGCAGCAGGCGCACGACCAGATCAGTGGCTGATCTTCCAAGAGATATTTACCATTTACTATTTATTAGTTTCCTTCATTTTCATCCTTAA
- the LOC136541636 gene encoding DEAD-box ATP-dependent RNA helicase 5-like isoform X1, producing the protein MGRNLDAEQAEAPRSSKKEKKSKNDKKRKLAAEAEAEAAAAAAATATEEAVKSSKKKKRVENGPGAGGGGEAENGAAKAVAVTGKGSEDPKYAPLRSFSAAELPSQVLECCSAFARPSPIQAHAWPFLLDGRDFIGIAATGSGKTIAFGVPALMHIRKKVGGKSGKKKAVPRCLVLSPTRELAQQIADVLSEAGAPCGIKSVCLYGGTKKEPQVSALKSGVDIVIGTPGRMKDLIEMGVCCLNEVSFVDLRTYTTRKGRAQGRSSRSDRRSGASGRAAGARPDQWLIFQEIFTIYYLLVSFIFILNSRSLLLPLVWTDGHICCKPWDEEFKQ; encoded by the exons ATGGGCCGCAATCTCGACGCCGAGCAAGCGGAAGCACCCAGGAGcagcaagaaggagaagaagagcaagaatGACAAGAAGCGGAAGCTGGCAGCCGAGGCCGaagccgaggcggcggcggcggcggcggcgacggcgacagaGGAGGCCGTCAAGAgcagcaagaagaagaagcggGTGGAGAATGGACCCGGcgcaggaggaggaggggaggcggAGAACGGCGCTGCGAAGGCCGTGGCGGTGACCGGGAAGGGCTCGGAGGACCCCAAGTACGCGCCGCTTCGGTCGTTCTCCGCTGCCGAGCTGCCGTCCCAGGTGCTCGAATGCTGCAGCGCGTTCGCGCGGCCGTCACCCATCCAGGCACACGCCTGGCCGTTCCTCCTCGACGGCCGCGACTTTATCGGCATCGCCGCCACCGGATCCG GGAAGACAATTGCCTTTGGCGTGCCGGCGCTGATGCACATCAGGAAGAAGGTAGGGGGGAAATCAGGGAAGAAGAAGGCCGTGCCACGGTGCCTCGTGCTATCACCAACGagggagcttgctcagcag ATTGCAGATGTACTAAGTGAGGCTGGTGCACCATGTGGGATAAAATCAGTTTGCCTTTATGGTGGAACTAAAAAGGAACCCCAAGTATCTGCCCTTAAATCTGGAGTG GATATAGTCATAGGAACTCCTGGTCGAATGAAAGACCTTATTGAAATGGGTGTTTGCTGTCTTAATGAGGTTTCGTTTGTG GACCTACGCACGTACACGACGCGCAAGGGACGTGCGCAGGGCCGCAGCTCGCGAAGCGACCGGAGGAGCGGAGCAAGCGGACGGGCAGCAGGCGCACGACCAGATCAGTGGCTGATCTTCCAAGAGATATTTACCATTTACTATTTATTAGTTTCCTTCATTTTCATCCTTAATTCTAGGAGCCTGTTGCTCCCGTTAGTTTGGACCGATGGCCATATATGCTGTAAACCGTGGGATGAAGAATTCAAGCAGTGA
- the LOC136543732 gene encoding DEAD-box ATP-dependent RNA helicase 5 yields MGVCCLNEVSFVVLDEADRMLDMGFEPEVRAILSQTSSVRQMVMFSATWPLAVHKLAQEFMDPNPIKVVIGSEDLAANHDVMQIIEVLDDRTRDSRLLALLDKYHQAQSNRVLVFVLYKKEAARVETMLQRRGWKAVSVHGDKAQHDRTKALSLFKEGKCPLMIATDVASRGLDIPDVEVVINYSYPLTTEDYVHRIGRTGRAGKKGVAHTFFTQANKALAGELVNVLREADQVVPPALMKFGTHVKKKESKIYGSHFKEITADAPKPTKITFGDSDED; encoded by the exons ATGGGTGTTTGCTGTCTTAATGAGGTTTCGTTTGTG gtTCTAGATGAAGCAGATAGGATGCTAGATATGGGTTTTGAACCTGAAGTCAGGGCAATTTTGAGCCAAACATCATCTG TACGTCAGATGGTTATGTTCAGTGCAACTTGGCCTCTTGCTGTCCACAAATTAGCCCAGGAGTTTATGGATCCAAATCCAATAAAG GTTGTTATTGGATCAGAAGATCTTGCTGCTAACCATGACGTGATGCAAATTATTGAAGTATTGGATGATAGAACACGAGATTCAAGATTACTTGCCTTGCTTGACAAATACCATCAAGCACAAAG CAACAGGGTTTTGGTTTTTGTGCTGTACAAGAAAGAAGCTGCACGAGTGGAAACAATGCTTCAGAGAAG GGGATGGAAGGCTGTTTCAGTCCATGGAGACAAGGCTCAGCATGATAGAACAAAAGCTTTATCTTTATTTAAAGAAGGGAAATGCCCTTTAATG ATTGCTACAGATGTCGCTTCACGTGGACTTGATATTCCTGATGTTGAAGTTGTCATTAACTATAGTTATCCTTTGACCACTGAGGATTACGTCCACAGGATAGGAAGGACTGGTCGTGCTGGCAAGAAGGGTGTTGCACATACCTTTTTCACTCAAGCAAACAAG GCACTTGCTGGTGAACTTGTGAATGTTTTGCGGGAGGCTGATCAGGTTGTTCCTCCAGCCCTTATGAAATTTGGCACACATGTCAAGAAAAAG GAATCTAAGATATATGGATCTCATTTCAAGGAAATCACAGCAGATGCTCCTAAACCCACGAAGATCACATTTGGTGATTCTGATGAGGACTGA